CAGGGCAAGATGATACTTATATGTTTCCGATATCGAGAATTGGAGTAGAGCAACGACTTGAATTCGTTACCCTCAGCTGAGTCGCTTATAAAGTTGTCAAAACTAGCGGATTCCGTAGGATCTAACAGAACAGCGCTCATGACACCTGTTGCGGTAAGGTAAcctaaaagcaataaaaaaaaaaaataatcaaatataagTCCATTAGGATTAAGAGTTATTTCCTTCTTACCCCAAAAACCATATTTAATAAGCAGAATATGAATTTGGCGTAGAGTTGGCAATGCCTTTGCATACTTCAGAAGTTTCAGATGTTCCACAAGATTTTCATGATAGAACTTGATATAATAATCAAACTTATTCACTTTATCCTCTAACTTGGTGGATGACATTATGAAGTAGTACAAATCCTGAGCTACACTTCCGTACTTTGGAATCTGGAAATCTACCATGTAAATATCCTTTATGTTTCCAAATGAATCGTGTGAAAACATCATGTTGTTACTCCAGAAGTCGCCATGATTGAGGACATTAAAGTCAGAAGCATCGATTGTGGCCATTTTGAAACACTGATCGGTGACCTTTGACTCGACCGCTTtctaaatgataaataaaaaaaaaaaaagtgattaaTGCCTAAGGATATTGTGATATTTGAGTACACTTACCActtgatttatatattcttcGTTACCCTCAAATTTCTCACAGCATTTAATGAAGTTCTGTTGTAAACCTTTATTCATCTCCTTTACTATCTGACGGCTTTCCTCTGTGAAAAACCCTACAACATATTTTTCTGGATATTCTCCTTTAGTGGCCACACGCACAACGGAGGCTGCATGCCATTGGGACAACTTTCGTAGCGCTGATTCAGTGTGAACCTGGTCCAGTCCTTCTATCCGATTCATATTCTTAAATCCCTGGGGAGCCAGATCCTCCAGAAGGACATACTCCGTCTTGGCATCCTTCAGTTTATATGACTTAGCGCCAAATTTCACGTTAACTCCGACATCATGGTACATTTGCTCCATTTCGGGAATAGTTATATCATACATATTGCGCTCTACTTCGAAGATATTATTTCGCTCCAACATTTGTCGATACATTTCCGACTGATGAGGAAGTTTCAACATAAAGGAAACAGATTTGTCTTTGCCATCTAAAAATTCGTGTAAATCTTGTTACAGATTAATTACTTCATAACAATGACAGTGGTCAAATTACCTTCCAGTTCAACTTCTATATTCACTCTCAGCATGATCGTCGCATAGTTTTCACCTGCAGCCGATCCGCTGTTGGCCTTGAAGCTCTTAATTTTAGAGAAACCCTTAACGGATTCTTTTAACACATCAACAAAGATCTCGGCCTGAACCCAATCGGGAACTTTGCTGTTTAATGCATCGGTCGccattataaattattaatttttattcaatcaattaaaatgacTTTCACAGTTATTGTTGATGTGTTTCTCGCGATTGCCAACACGATTCTAATGTATCATGGGCTTTTccactatatttatttatactcatCGGTCAGCCAACAATATTCGGAAATCTCTTTAAAAGCCCTAGAGCTTTGTGGGTCTCTCTGTAAATGGTGAAATATGCAAGCTCAATGAGCTTTCTAGCTGATTAAACTCTTGCTGAGAATTGTCAGTCTTCAAATAGTGACTGGTAGTTGTTAAATATCGAAGCATATAGAAACTTCAATATTCTTGTTGCACTTggctaaaaatgcaaataattattttaaaaccttTGAATAAGTATAAACAGCAAAGAAGATTTTATTtcacaatattaaatttataatctcGATTAGACTTGGTAATTAGTTACGACCATACCATATTTGGAtagttttttgatttgataagcAAGTTTAAACTTCAGTTTTTTAGTCGCTTATTGAGTTCAGTAGAGCTTTCTGTCATCAGCTGGAAACCCAGTCAAGAGTTTGTTTTGTCAACAACGCAGCTTTTCTTTTTAGCCACATCCTCTCCCATTATACCATATATGGTATATAAATGGGTACAAgtattgaaaagaaaacaaaagcgtTATTGGCTGttctcttttttaaaattactcaCTGTTGTTATATTTGTGTTTCTCTCGTCGCTctcaaaatagctaaattacTCTCTACGaagcaaaaaaccaaaacaaaaaatgaatataatgaatgatagataatttaataagaaattcaTATGGTAGATATCTcatctatttttcttttgtattttttatttagaatatattttattgttcacATTTCATAaaacctttaaactttttcaaaaaatttgttgtttttttttgagatataatCAGTTTATATAGCCTCTCTCAATAAGCCAGGGtaatattagtttaatttgcTTAACATAAGTTGGATTCATTAGAATGTTACGCTTAAATTCCATCGCCTTATCCGAATCTCCCATGAAATTCTCTATATTGGAATCCGAGCTGACAGGGTAAAGTGACACGGGCAGCATTCTCTGAGCGCATACGAATGCTAGAATTAACAGAACGAAATGATGAAATCATTCAGTGTCATagtatagaaataaatattaatgtgcCGAACCTACCCCACAGACCATGTTTATGAAGATTCGTGTGCAATTCTGATAGTGTTGGTATTTTGCGCTCATATTTAAGTAGCTGGAGATGATATACAAGTTGTTGATGATAATACTCAATGAAATTATCGAATTTctccaatttaatttgaatatttggtGTTGTCAtcaacaagcacaacaaatcATGGGCTGGAGTGCCATATTTGGGAAGTTGATAGTCCACAAAGCAGACGTCTTCAATCTGCCCcgcattcaatttgaaaagaaaattgttacACCAAAAATCTCCATGATTAAGTACTGAAAAATCAGTTTTATCTATTCGACCGAATTCCATATACAATTCTGTCATACGAGATGTATAATTGGTctgaaaatacatattttaatataattaattacacGTAACTCTCTGTATGAATATTCTTACTATCAATTGCTGTTGTCCCGGATCAAGATCGTAATGCTGCATACAGTCCATGAAGGGTACATTGAATGTAATATTCGATTGCTCTATCCATTTGTAGTGCTCGGGGCAAATATAACTCTTCTGATAGTGTTCCTCATAGTCTCCCAAATCGGAGACCCTTCGAGCGGAGGCAGCATGCCACTGGGCCAATTTTTTGAGTACGGCATTCATTTCTGTTTGTCCCAGTCCGAACATACGATCCAGATTCCTGTAGCCCTTGGA
The genomic region above belongs to Drosophila innubila isolate TH190305 chromosome 3R unlocalized genomic scaffold, UK_Dinn_1.0 2_E_3R, whole genome shotgun sequence and contains:
- the LOC117792427 gene encoding uncharacterized protein LOC117792427, which codes for MTTVNAPDWVNKQLFTGLLKHNYDNFETIKKFCCAAAISGGENYLTIVLRIEIEMQMKDKSNKEISYILKIPLVNDRGDEHDFHDLFVTEADMYDRLVPELENLYEKHASISVRFKPLHLKFTESAPNCDYILMEDLRSKGYRNLDRMFGLGQTEMNAVLKKLAQWHAASARRVSDLGDYEEHYQKSYICPEHYKWIEQSNITFNVPFMDCMQHYDLDPGQQQLITNYTSRMTELYMEFGRIDKTDFSVLNHGDFWCNNFLFKLNAGQIEDVCFVDYQLPKYGTPAHDLLCLLMTTPNIQIKLEKFDNFIEYYHQQLVYHLQLLKYERKIPTLSELHTNLHKHGLWAFVCAQRMLPVSLYPVSSDSNIENFMGDSDKAMEFKRNILMNPTYVKQIKLILPWLIERGYIIMATDALNSKVPDWVQAEIFVDVLKESVKGFSKIKSFKANSGSAAGENYATIMLRVNIEVELEDGKDKSVSFMLKLPHQSEMYRQMLERNNIFEVERNMYDITIPEMEQMYHDVGVNVKFGAKSYKLKDAKTEYVLLEDLAPQGFKNMNRIEGLDQVHTESALRKLSQWHAASVVRVATKGEYPEKYVVGFFTEESRQIVKEMNKGLQQNFIKCCEKFEGNEEYINQVKAVESKVTDQCFKMATIDASDFNVLNHGDFWSNNMMFSHDSFGNIKDIYMVDFQIPKYGSVAQDLYYFIMSSTKLEDKVNKFDYYIKFYHENLVEHLKLLKYAKALPTLRQIHILLIKYGFWGYLTATGVMSAVLLDPTESASFDNFISDSAEGNEFKSLLYSNSRYRKHISIILPWLLNRGVFEDL